Proteins co-encoded in one Streptococcus pyogenes genomic window:
- a CDS encoding Spi family protease inhibitor yields MEMHFVRTEPEARRIAETFCAENTQTKTPMRVQQLSYPSDTDHSGGELYIYALSPAGFIIVSGDTRAHTILGYSFDNNLDLNHDNVRSMIEAYQKQINSLD; encoded by the coding sequence ATGGAAATGCATTTCGTTAGAACAGAACCTGAGGCACGCCGCATAGCTGAAACCTTTTGTGCCGAAAACACACAAACAAAAACCCCTATGCGCGTGCAGCAGTTAAGCTATCCATCAGACACAGATCACTCAGGTGGTGAGCTATACATCTATGCTTTGTCTCCTGCTGGATTTATCATCGTATCAGGAGACACCAGAGCGCACACCATTTTAGGCTATTCTTTTGATAATAACCTAGACCTCAACCATGATAATGTCAGGAGTATGATAGAAGCTTACCAAAAACAAATCAACTCTTTGGATTGA